The following DNA comes from Mycobacterium sp. MS1601.
ATCGAGGAATTGACGGACCCGCACCCCGCGCGCCCGTTACCCGCACCGGGTGAACTGATGGCGGGCACCGACTACGACCTGTTCTGGTCGCTGAGCTTCGCAGTCTCCTCGCAGACATGGACCCGGCTCGGTGGATTCTGTGAGGAGTACACCGGTTACGGCGGTGAGGACACCGACTTTGCCGCCATGGCGCAAGCCGCCGGCGTCCCGCTGACGTGGATGGGCGGCGGCCACGCCTATCACCAATACCACCCGGTGTCGAATCCACCGGTCGAGCACCTTCACGACATCGTGGCCAATTCCGCTGTGTTCCGGCGGCGTTGGGGCCGGTGGCCCATGGCGGGGTGGCTGGACTGCTTCGAACGCGACGGCCTGCTGGTGCGCGACGGGGATCAGATCATCGCACGGTAGGTCAGCAGTCAGCGCACTCCGTAGAACGCGATCTGCAGGCAAGCGTCGATGTGCTCCGGTTCCAGCGACATGCCGTGCAACAACCGGTACTCGATGAACCCGTAGAGCACGTCACGCAGTGTCGTCACATCGGCGTCGGCACGTATTTCACCCCGGGCCTGAGCCAGCTCCACCCGGGCACTGAACTGGTTGATACTGGGTTCGATGATCTGGTCGAAGACGGCCTGCATCAGATCGGCGTCGGACTGGCAGGCGGCGATCAGCCCTTGATAGGCCGGGCCGAACCCGGTGGTGGTGACGACCTCCAGGATCTCGGTCATCTGGGCTCGCAGGTCGGCGACGAGATCGCCGGTGTCGGGGAAGGCGACCACAATGTCGAGGCTCTGGGTCGCGGCCTCGAGGATCACTGCGCCTTTGGAGGGCCACCACCGGTAGATCGTCTGCTTGCCCACACACGCCCGCCGTGCGATCGCCTCGATCGACACGTTCTCGTAGCCGGCCTCACCGATCAGCGAAATGCACGCGTCGAGAATGGCTCGCCGCGACTGCTCATTGCGCCTCCCGGGGTCTGGAGGGTTGGCAGACATGACAAAAACCCTAAGAGAAACCGTGCGACATTCAAAACGATCCGGTCCGTCTTGACGCGAGACGGACCGATTCGTATCGTAATTGTGATGACCAGTTCTCCGGTGGACCGCGGATGGCCGTCATTGCGCGTTGACGAGTGGGAATCGACTCGCCGAACACTGCACATGTGGACCCAGATCGTCGGCAAGGTGCGACTGGCACACGCGCCGCTGGTCAATCATTGGTGGCAAGCGCCGCTGTATGTCTCCCCGCGAGGCTTGACGACGTCGGCCATCCCCGTGGACACACGGCTTTTCGACATGGAGTTCGACTTCATCGACCATGTGCTGGCGGTGCGGGTCAGCGACGGCGGCTCCGGGCGCCTGGATCTGCGCGAGCGATCCGTTGCGCAATTTCACGACGACACGTTCGCGCTACTCGACCGCCTGGGCATCTCGACGCGAATCACCAAGCAGCCCAACGAAGTCGACCCCGCCGTCCCGTTCGCCGAGGATCCGCACCTGGGTTACGATCCTGCCGCCGCCCATACCTTCTGGCAGCAGCTGGTGCAGGCTGACCGGGTGATCGGACGATTCCGTTCCGGGTTCGCCGGCAAAGTCAGTCCGGTGCACTTCTTCTGGGGTTCCTTCGACATGGCGTGCACCCGCTTCTCTGGCCGCCCCGCGCCCCGCCATCCCGGCGGAACGCCGAACTGCGGTGACTGGGTGATGGTCGAGGCCTACTCCCACGAACTGAGCAGTTGCGGATTCTGGCCCGGCGGCGGCGACGAGGGCGCGTTCTACTCGTATGCCTATCCCGAGCCGGAGGGGTTCGCCGACTTCCCCGGCCGCCCCGACGGCGTGTTCTACCACCCCGAATTTCGGCAGTTCCTACTACCGTACGAAACTGCCCGCGCAGCAGCAGATCCGGATCAGTGCGTGATGGACTTCCTCGAGTTCACCTACAGTGCGGCTGCCGATCTGGCGAACTGGGACCGTGCTGCACTGGACATCAACCCCAACCGGTGGAAGACGGCCTGAATCGGGCCACCGAGAAAACCCTACCGCGGCGGGTCACCGCGCCAGCTGAAGCTGTTGACGTACTTGCCCATGTCAAGTGCCAGTTGAAGATTGGCGCCCGACGGTTTACCGGAACCGAAGTCCGGTCCGAAGGCGCGGTACGGCCCCACCGCGCCCGCTACCAACGCCAGGTCGTTCTTGACCGCCACCATCACGATGATGCGCATCCGAGTGGAACTGCTCATCGCGCCCTGAGGCCAGACATCGGCAGCCAGCCCGTACCCGGGTTGATAGCCGACCATGGTGTTCGGTATCTCGTAGGCAATCTTGTTGTCCGGGTAAGTCTGGTTCAACAGATCGTAAGCGACCTCCCGCGCGGTGCGTCCGCCCGCAGGGCGGCTGACCAGTTGCATGGTGCCGCCGTCACCGGCCTGCAGCACCGCGGTGACGCCGTCGTCATGCTGGGTGACGGCATAGGCAGATCCCGCCGCCGGGTAGGACACCGAGAATCCTCCGTCGAGGGAGGTGAACCGGGGATTGACCTCCACCGCGCGGCTCATCGGCGGGCTGCCGCATTCCGGCGGGCAGATGTACTTGGGGGCCGGACGGGAGATCAGGCCGGACACCCCCACCAACCCGCCGGCGACCACGACAATCGCAACCCCGATCACCAGCGCCACGGTGCGGAACTGCGTCGTCGTCGTCGTGGGAGCCGACTCGAAGGTGCCGGAATGGATCGAGTAACCGGGCACCAGACCAACTTTGATGTGACCGGTCGGAGGTTCCTGGGAGATCTGGATCGGGCGTTCGTCGCGCCGGGATCGGCGAGACTCCCGTGAACACGCCCGCATGGCCGCGCCGCAGTTGGCGCAGAACGGCGCATCGGGCACCACGTGGTTGCACTCGATGCACAGGATGGGCTCGTCGATGCGGATTTCGTCCTGTGCTTCGTGCAGCAGCGCCAGATGCAACCCTATCCGCAGTGCGAACAGCGCCAGCGCGGTGAGTGACAGGTGCACTGCCAGTTGCCAGAACTGAGGCAGGTGGGCGACGTCGATCACGCCCAGCGATGCGTAGATCACGATCACCACGATCGCGACCAACACGAGCACACCCCGGACGAATCCGCGATGTTGGTGCTGTTTGGTCGGCGGTCGGGTGAACCAGAGCGCCGTGCCGATGAGGCCTCCGACGGCGGCGGCGGTCAGCGGCATCGCGATCCCACGGATCCCGGCCTCGACCAGGAGACCGTCCAGCGGGCGCACGCGGTTGACCAGGCCGGTGGTGAATTGCGGTGCCAGCCGGGTCAGCGTGGCGGCCGCGGTGAAGGTCAGGGCGCCCAGCGCGCCGATGGCGTAGCCGTCCAACGACTCCCGGTTACCGCCTCGCCAGGTGAACCGCGCTGCCAGGGCCGGAACCAACATCAGCAGCATGCTGCCCACCGGCACCCCGATCCCGTCACGCAGAATCCGTTCGCCCGCGATGCCCGCACCCAGTGGCACTCCATACGCGCGGGCCACAGCGGCCCCGGTCAGCACCGCCCACCCGACGCCAAGCAGAATCCCCGACGAGGTCGTCAGCACCAACGTGCTGCGCGGAATGTCCTGGGATACCCCGGATTCCCGGAGGTACAAGACAAACAGCAGCGGCAGGCCCAGCGACGCCACGGCGATCAGCGCCGCGGGCATCCGCAGGACGGTCACGACAGTCAGGGCGGCCGCCAGCAATCCGAGGCCCATCAGGAACACCCTGCGGGCTCGCGGTGTCAGGTGCGGGAACAGTGAACTCGTCAACGACGGGGTGAGCAGTCGCTGCCCGGAAGCGGCGCTGAAGGCGCGTGCGCGCAACCAGTGCGGGCCGTCCCCGCCGTGGTGCTCAGCCAGCGGCACGCCGCACTGACCGCAGAACTCGCCCGCCGGGACATCCATCTGGCAGACCTGGCATTCCATCATGCCCGGGGCACTCATCAAGCCTGCACCCTCTGCGCAATCGCGATGTTGCGGACCAGATTGTCGACATCCGGGGTCCCGAGTCCGGTCACCAGGTCATAGCCGGGGCCGGCGCTGTCGACGGCGTTGCCTCCCAACGTGATATCGCGGTAGGCGGGTCGCGGCGCACCCTGGGCGATGAGATAGAGCAGCGGGTTGATGTCGCCGATCAGATAGCCACCGTTCTCCAGCAGAAACTGGTCCATCAGGGCGGTCAACCCTGCCCAGATCGGTGCGGACTGTGAGGTGCCACCACCGACGAGCACTTGACCGTCGAGCACGATTTTCATGCCGGTGAACGGGTCTGCCACCGCCGAGATATCCGGAGTCATACGTTTGCCGGTATTGCGCTCCGGTGGCACGGCTTCCGCGGCAACACGTTGCCAAGGCGGCAAGTCGAACAGCGCCGAGAGACCACCGCTGGTGCCCTGGGACAGCGGCACGTCGAACCAGGTCTGCTCCGACACCCATTGCCCGGCGGCGTCGGTGGACAACGTGGTGCCGCCGACACTGGTCATTTCCGGAATCGATGCCACGGATCCGAGGCCGGCGTCCTGCTCGCCCGGAGGAGACGACCAGTCCTGACCACCACGGCATTCCATGCCGGCCAGGTCGCCGCTGGCGCTGAAGGCGGTGGTGCCCTTCGCCTGGGCGGCACGCACTGCCGAGCGGACGGGAGCCAGATCGGCAGCAGTCAGCAACTTGTCGCACCCCCAGCCGATGGAGAAGCTCCACACCGCACCGGGGTATCGGCGATCGGTGTCCTCGAGCATCTCACCGATCTTGCGGTAGCCCCCACCGTCCTCGACGGTGGGATTGGCATTCACCACGACCTTGCGGGCATCGGGTGCAATGGCATGGACCAGTTGAAGATCCATAGACAGCTCGCTGCGGATTTCGTCGGGCACCCCGCCGACGACCTCAGGTACCAAGGGCGGCAACGCGAACATGGTGGTGAAGGCATCCAGGTCGGATTGGCGGAATCCGTCGAACGCGAAGATCACCACGGTGATCCCCTTGCCGGTGAAGCCACCGCGAGCCAGATCGTCGCCGTTGTAGGCGCGCAACAGCCCCTCCGGTGACAATCCGCCGTCGGGTACTGCACGAGGGAAGACATCGGGCCGCATCATCTGGCGCGGTGTGTAACTGAGGATTCGGCCCAGCTCGAACACCTCGGCACGAAGGTGCTCGGGCACCACCGGCTGATGGGGTGAGGCGTAGAAGAGCTGGCCTCGCCGCCCGCGGTAATCCCGCACGGATACACCGAAGGCCCGTTCCACGGCGACCGGTGGCCCCTCGACCACCGCCCAATCGTCACCGGGGCGCCACCGAACCGACAGGGATTGGCCTTTCGCCCAATCCATCAGCCTCGTGGGCTCGGACGCATGGGTCAGTGCGGCGGTGAACTCGATGCTCTCTTCACGCGCCGGCCCCAGGTCGGTGGACGCCTCCAGCAACGAGGCGTAGGGACCCCCGATCAGCTGGCCGTCGGTGCGGGGCTCGCCCACGGACAGACCGATGGCCGCGAGCCCCGCACCAACGAGGACCAAGGCGATCAACGAGCGAAAGGGCGCCGTCCTCATCGCCTTGCCCCTCACCAGTGGATTAGTCGCCGGGAGAGGGATGCTGCAGCGTCGGCTGCGGCGCCACCACCGGCGGCGTGAAGACACCCGAGACGTTCGGGTTGGGCATGTTCTCCGTGGGGCTTACCGTCGGCTCCGACGTGGTCGTCGTGGTCGTGGTCGTGGTGGTGGTGGTGGTCGACTCCTCTGGGGTGCTGCTCTCACTGCTGCACGCCGCGGTGAAGCCGATCATCGCGAGGATCGCACCCCCACCGATAGCCGCCGCAAGGCGGCGACCCGGACGATTCAGTGGCCGCTCGAGGTCGGTCTTCGACATGCTGGATTCTCCTTCGGCAAGGCACAGGTAAAAGCGGCGTGCTGGACCGCAGACCCGAAGCGGGGCACCACAAGTACGTTACGAGTCGGTCCGTCTCGCGTCAAGGCAGAGCGTGACGTTCGAGCGCGACGACAGTCAACCTGCTTATGGACGGCCGCTGAGGCCCGCGCCGAAGATCGACAGTCATGTTGTCATCCCCCTCAGCAGAAGCCCAGACCCGGTTCGTCGACGGGCCGAGCGCACGCTTCGCCTACCGCCGGTTCGGCGCACACTCGGACGTCCCGCTTGTGCTCGCCTTGCGCTTCCGCGGAACGATGGACCACTGGGATCCTGCGTTCCTCGACGAGTTGGCCTCCGAGCGCGACGTGATCATCTTCGACAACATCGGCCACAGCAAAACCACTGGCACCGCACCGACCACGATGGATGCACTCGCGGGCGGTCTCGTCGAATTTGTCGACGCACTGGGTCTTTCCGAAATCGACCTGCTGGGATGGTCGCTCGGCG
Coding sequences within:
- a CDS encoding glycosyltransferase family 2 protein, whose translation is MTRSAVITVAHGRHAHLACQEAGLSRMHGKPDTRLIVALDDPHIRSVAHPGSTVVECDSKTDALAIARARNRGAHHALDGGAEVLIFLDVDCIPSSSLVDDYLEAHRRAGGNTLLCGPVTYLAPSPGGYALDSIEELTDPHPARPLPAPGELMAGTDYDLFWSLSFAVSSQTWTRLGGFCEEYTGYGGEDTDFAAMAQAAGVPLTWMGGGHAYHQYHPVSNPPVEHLHDIVANSAVFRRRWGRWPMAGWLDCFERDGLLVRDGDQIIAR
- a CDS encoding TetR/AcrR family transcriptional regulator, which codes for MSANPPDPGRRNEQSRRAILDACISLIGEAGYENVSIEAIARRACVGKQTIYRWWPSKGAVILEAATQSLDIVVAFPDTGDLVADLRAQMTEILEVVTTTGFGPAYQGLIAACQSDADLMQAVFDQIIEPSINQFSARVELAQARGEIRADADVTTLRDVLYGFIEYRLLHGMSLEPEHIDACLQIAFYGVR
- a CDS encoding zinc ribbon domain-containing protein, with translation MSAPGMMECQVCQMDVPAGEFCGQCGVPLAEHHGGDGPHWLRARAFSAASGQRLLTPSLTSSLFPHLTPRARRVFLMGLGLLAAALTVVTVLRMPAALIAVASLGLPLLFVLYLRESGVSQDIPRSTLVLTTSSGILLGVGWAVLTGAAVARAYGVPLGAGIAGERILRDGIGVPVGSMLLMLVPALAARFTWRGGNRESLDGYAIGALGALTFTAAATLTRLAPQFTTGLVNRVRPLDGLLVEAGIRGIAMPLTAAAVGGLIGTALWFTRPPTKQHQHRGFVRGVLVLVAIVVIVIYASLGVIDVAHLPQFWQLAVHLSLTALALFALRIGLHLALLHEAQDEIRIDEPILCIECNHVVPDAPFCANCGAAMRACSRESRRSRRDERPIQISQEPPTGHIKVGLVPGYSIHSGTFESAPTTTTTQFRTVALVIGVAIVVVAGGLVGVSGLISRPAPKYICPPECGSPPMSRAVEVNPRFTSLDGGFSVSYPAAGSAYAVTQHDDGVTAVLQAGDGGTMQLVSRPAGGRTAREVAYDLLNQTYPDNKIAYEIPNTMVGYQPGYGLAADVWPQGAMSSSTRMRIIVMVAVKNDLALVAGAVGPYRAFGPDFGSGKPSGANLQLALDMGKYVNSFSWRGDPPR
- a CDS encoding DUF5996 family protein, which produces MTSSPVDRGWPSLRVDEWESTRRTLHMWTQIVGKVRLAHAPLVNHWWQAPLYVSPRGLTTSAIPVDTRLFDMEFDFIDHVLAVRVSDGGSGRLDLRERSVAQFHDDTFALLDRLGISTRITKQPNEVDPAVPFAEDPHLGYDPAAAHTFWQQLVQADRVIGRFRSGFAGKVSPVHFFWGSFDMACTRFSGRPAPRHPGGTPNCGDWVMVEAYSHELSSCGFWPGGGDEGAFYSYAYPEPEGFADFPGRPDGVFYHPEFRQFLLPYETARAAADPDQCVMDFLEFTYSAAADLANWDRAALDINPNRWKTA
- a CDS encoding S53 family peptidase — translated: MRTAPFRSLIALVLVGAGLAAIGLSVGEPRTDGQLIGGPYASLLEASTDLGPAREESIEFTAALTHASEPTRLMDWAKGQSLSVRWRPGDDWAVVEGPPVAVERAFGVSVRDYRGRRGQLFYASPHQPVVPEHLRAEVFELGRILSYTPRQMMRPDVFPRAVPDGGLSPEGLLRAYNGDDLARGGFTGKGITVVIFAFDGFRQSDLDAFTTMFALPPLVPEVVGGVPDEIRSELSMDLQLVHAIAPDARKVVVNANPTVEDGGGYRKIGEMLEDTDRRYPGAVWSFSIGWGCDKLLTAADLAPVRSAVRAAQAKGTTAFSASGDLAGMECRGGQDWSSPPGEQDAGLGSVASIPEMTSVGGTTLSTDAAGQWVSEQTWFDVPLSQGTSGGLSALFDLPPWQRVAAEAVPPERNTGKRMTPDISAVADPFTGMKIVLDGQVLVGGGTSQSAPIWAGLTALMDQFLLENGGYLIGDINPLLYLIAQGAPRPAYRDITLGGNAVDSAGPGYDLVTGLGTPDVDNLVRNIAIAQRVQA